A stretch of Campylobacter volucris DNA encodes these proteins:
- a CDS encoding ABC transporter ATP-binding protein — protein MIIKARGISTYFGAKCVHKNINFSIKDNEIFGVLGGSGSGKSVLLRQMLLLEHFDDGEYEILGKRLRGISDEDALFLQKQWGVVFQYGALFSFFNILENISIPLNEYTNLSKSDIKEIAMMKLKMVGLDESSAKLYPSEISGGMKKRVAIARALALDSKLLFLDEPTSGLDPYSSREFDELLLNLKQSFNLCVVLVTHDKESMKNVLDRFLIIEDKQVGFLGSVEELKEQNERLYKRFMQ, from the coding sequence TTGATTATAAAAGCTAGGGGCATTAGTACTTATTTTGGTGCAAAATGTGTTCATAAAAATATCAACTTTAGCATAAAAGATAATGAAATTTTTGGAGTTTTAGGCGGTAGTGGAAGTGGAAAATCAGTTCTTTTAAGACAAATGCTTTTGCTTGAGCATTTTGATGATGGAGAATATGAAATTTTGGGCAAAAGGTTACGAGGTATTAGTGATGAAGATGCTTTGTTTTTGCAAAAGCAATGGGGCGTTGTTTTTCAATATGGGGCGTTGTTTAGTTTTTTTAATATACTTGAAAATATCAGCATACCTTTAAACGAATACACAAATTTAAGCAAAAGTGATATCAAAGAAATAGCTATGATGAAATTAAAAATGGTAGGACTTGATGAAAGTTCAGCTAAGCTTTATCCTAGTGAAATAAGTGGTGGTATGAAAAAAAGAGTAGCTATAGCAAGGGCCTTAGCACTTGATTCTAAGTTGCTATTTTTAGATGAACCTACATCAGGGCTTGATCCTTATAGCTCAAGAGAATTTGATGAGTTGCTTTTAAATTTAAAACAAAGCTTTAATCTATGTGTAGTGCTAGTAACTCATGATAAAGAAAGTATGAAAAATGTTTTGGATAGATTTTTGATTATAGAAGATAAACAAGTTGGATTTTTAGGAAGTGTTGAAGAATTAAAAGAGCAAAATGAGAGATTATATAAAAGGTTTATGCAGTAA